One window from the genome of Bradyrhizobium xenonodulans encodes:
- a CDS encoding STAS domain-containing protein yields the protein MSSDATEPKWSLRLPADCSIAAIRNVYDLIREAFGRQDRLEIDCSSVDKADVTSIQLLLSTARTGEAQGRPVVLTSFSQSLRNTLRRAGFASDAMIDQHFPQKKDGT from the coding sequence ATGTCGTCTGATGCTACGGAGCCGAAGTGGTCCCTACGGCTGCCCGCGGATTGCAGCATCGCTGCGATCCGCAATGTCTATGACCTGATCCGAGAGGCATTCGGCCGGCAGGACCGGCTCGAGATCGATTGTTCGAGCGTCGACAAGGCCGACGTGACCTCAATCCAGCTTCTGCTGTCGACCGCCAGGACGGGCGAGGCCCAGGGCCGCCCGGTGGTGCTCACATCATTCTCCCAATCTCTGCGTAACACCCTTCGCCGCGCCGGCTTTGCCAGCGATGCGATGATCGATCAGCATTTCCCGCAAAAGAAAGATGGCACCTGA
- a CDS encoding response regulator, producing MATILTVDDSPSIRQMIKVVLEPAGHNVIEAGDGAQGLAKAQAGKLDLVITDLNMPVMNGLELIRALRKLPSAVGMPIVFLTTESNDTVKQEAKSAGATGWITKPFKPEQLLAVVGKLVRA from the coding sequence ATGGCCACGATTCTCACGGTCGACGACTCCCCCAGCATCCGCCAGATGATCAAGGTCGTGCTCGAGCCGGCCGGTCACAACGTGATCGAGGCCGGTGACGGCGCGCAAGGGCTCGCCAAGGCGCAGGCCGGCAAGCTCGACCTCGTCATCACCGACCTCAATATGCCCGTCATGAACGGGCTCGAGCTGATCCGCGCGCTGCGCAAGCTGCCGAGCGCGGTCGGCATGCCCATCGTGTTCCTGACGACCGAGTCCAATGACACGGTGAAGCAGGAAGCCAAGAGCGCAGGCGCCACCGGCTGGATCACAAAGCCCTTCAAGCCCGAGCAGCTGCTCGCCGTCGTCGGCAAGCTGGTGCGCGCATGA
- a CDS encoding chemotaxis protein CheA — MNAMDPTEVFRQEASELFEVLEGALLDLGQRPDDRELVDSAFRALHTIKGSGAMFGFDKVASFTHEFETAFDRVRKGEIKPTQELISVALAAKDYIRALIEDPQSTDDVIGEAILADLKRFVFPDQAAAPVAAIAEAPPLAPAASKQAGWHLFLEFESHILRNGSNPLDLLEDLCKLGPCFVVPVTDGIPFLDEMEPEDCYLKWDVKLHAACDKNAIDDVFMFVSDEMKLTLSPLAHVETPAPLPLFQLLDEEPAPPADMTAPAVEAVVEPVAEQLVARAEPKPEVKPEAKPETRPEAKLEAKQDRGIATVRVQAERLDELMDRVGELVIAQARLTQLASSGSDLSIKMIAEEIERLASSLRDTTMGARMVPIGSLFGRFRRLVHDLSRDLSKPVEFVTTGEDTELDKTMIECLADPLVHLIRNAIDHGIEDTATRSANGKTEQGRIELAAVHSGAQVLVTVKDNGGGLNTARVRAKAEEQGLIAAGAVLTDHEIHQFLFHPGFSTAQTISALSGRGVGMDVVKRTIENMRGTIDLSTRPGQGTTVTLRLPLTLAIIEGLLIRVGEGRYIIPLSAVEECIELTAEDERSRGRNFLNVRGNLVPFLRLREIMSSQGTPDRHQKTIIISTGETHVGLVADQIIGNHQTVIKSLSKLHSDVTIFSGATILGDGTAALILDVTQLVALAQSKVEKQHISEAA; from the coding sequence ATGAACGCGATGGACCCGACCGAGGTCTTTCGCCAGGAAGCCAGCGAGCTGTTCGAGGTCCTTGAAGGGGCCCTGCTCGACCTCGGCCAGCGTCCCGACGACCGCGAGCTGGTCGATTCCGCCTTCCGCGCCCTGCATACGATCAAGGGGTCGGGCGCCATGTTCGGCTTCGACAAGGTCGCCTCCTTCACCCATGAATTCGAGACCGCGTTCGATCGTGTCCGCAAGGGCGAGATCAAGCCGACGCAGGAGCTGATCTCGGTCGCGCTTGCGGCGAAGGACTACATCCGAGCGCTGATCGAGGATCCGCAGTCGACCGACGACGTCATCGGCGAAGCCATCCTCGCCGACCTCAAGCGCTTCGTGTTTCCCGACCAGGCTGCCGCTCCGGTCGCCGCGATCGCAGAGGCGCCGCCGCTCGCGCCCGCCGCGAGCAAGCAGGCCGGCTGGCACCTCTTTCTGGAATTCGAATCCCATATCCTGCGCAACGGCTCGAACCCGCTCGACCTGCTGGAAGACCTCTGCAAGCTCGGCCCCTGCTTCGTCGTGCCCGTGACCGACGGCATCCCGTTCCTCGACGAGATGGAGCCGGAAGACTGCTATCTGAAATGGGACGTCAAGCTGCACGCGGCCTGCGACAAGAATGCGATCGACGACGTCTTCATGTTCGTCTCGGACGAGATGAAGCTGACGCTGTCGCCGCTCGCGCATGTCGAGACGCCCGCGCCGCTACCGCTGTTCCAGCTGCTCGACGAGGAGCCGGCCCCGCCCGCCGACATGACCGCGCCGGCGGTCGAGGCGGTTGTTGAGCCCGTCGCCGAGCAGCTCGTCGCCAGGGCGGAGCCCAAGCCTGAAGTCAAGCCTGAAGCAAAGCCTGAGACAAGACCGGAAGCGAAGCTCGAGGCCAAGCAGGATCGCGGTATCGCCACCGTCCGTGTCCAGGCCGAGCGTCTCGACGAGTTGATGGACCGGGTTGGTGAGCTCGTCATCGCCCAGGCGCGGCTGACCCAGCTCGCCTCGTCCGGCTCGGACCTCTCGATCAAGATGATCGCCGAGGAGATCGAGCGCCTTGCCTCCTCCTTGCGCGACACCACGATGGGCGCGCGCATGGTGCCGATCGGCTCGCTGTTCGGCCGCTTCCGCCGCCTGGTGCATGATCTGTCGCGCGACCTGTCGAAGCCGGTCGAGTTCGTCACCACGGGCGAGGATACCGAGCTCGACAAGACCATGATCGAGTGCCTCGCTGATCCGCTGGTGCACTTGATCCGCAATGCCATCGACCACGGCATCGAGGACACCGCGACCCGCTCCGCCAATGGCAAGACCGAGCAGGGCCGCATCGAGCTCGCGGCCGTGCATTCCGGCGCGCAGGTGCTCGTCACCGTGAAGGACAATGGCGGCGGCCTCAACACCGCGCGCGTTCGCGCGAAAGCGGAAGAGCAGGGGCTGATCGCCGCGGGCGCCGTGCTGACCGATCACGAAATCCACCAGTTCCTGTTCCACCCGGGCTTCTCGACCGCGCAGACCATCTCGGCACTGTCGGGCCGCGGCGTCGGCATGGACGTGGTCAAACGCACCATCGAGAACATGCGCGGTACGATCGACCTGTCGACCCGGCCGGGCCAGGGCACCACGGTGACGCTGCGCCTGCCGCTGACGCTGGCGATCATCGAAGGTCTTCTGATCCGCGTCGGCGAAGGCCGCTACATCATCCCGCTGTCGGCGGTGGAAGAATGCATCGAGCTGACGGCCGAGGACGAGCGTTCGCGCGGCCGCAACTTCCTCAACGTGCGCGGCAACCTCGTCCCGTTCCTGCGCCTGCGCGAGATCATGTCGTCGCAGGGTACGCCCGACCGGCATCAGAAGACGATCATCATCTCGACGGGCGAGACGCACGTCGGTCTCGTCGCCGACCAGATCATCGGCAACCACCAGACCGTGATCAAGTCGCTCTCCAAGCTGCACTCCGACGTCACGATCTTCTCCGGCGCGACGATTTTGGGTGACGGCACGGCGGCGCTGATCCTCGACGTGACGCAGCTCGTTGCGCTGGCGCAGTCGAAGGTCGAGAAGCAGCACATCAGCGAGGCGGCGTGA